TCCTGACATTAAAACCTCGTTACGAGAGTTTTTCTACTCAATCTCCCTCTCGAACGTTCCAGATCTTTCCTTTGGCTTTCCGCGGTTCTTTTAAAATCAGTACCCCCGCCTTACATTAtagtgtttatattttttgtattttgaaaaaatttgcaattattttggtGTTGCGACcacaagttaaatattttaaataattttgtaaagcaaaatttttaatatgtttttcacatcgtatagtattactaacatctagattatttaaagattcaatGTCTTCGTAATCCGCATTCAATGTCTTGATATATATCTCATCATCGGTATCGAGCATGTCCGtcaaccattctcgtttctgaaGTCCCTTAACATATACGATAGTTTTGCTGTCATCCTCTTCCGTATTACACACAGCAGATGTAATCAGACGTTTCGCCATGCTGTACAGTATCATCTCGTCTTTCCATCACAATCCATGATGATAAGCAACCAAGAAGACTTGTCGGATTTTGTAAGAACACGCCATGGCATGGAGCTCGCAAAAATGTAATGTGTGAGAACGGCTTCTTTTCTTAATACCGCCACTTCCTTTacaatgacaaattttttatcaataatgaaTCCTTGCAGATCCACAAATGTCGGTACAATCATGATGAGTAACTTTTCAAGACTGGACTTTAACGCCAAATATCtcagtttttatcagtttGATGTTACATGATTTTGCGCACTACGTTGGACAACGGacaatattcaattacacgATCATGTAAAATAAGACAATAAGCGGTAGTATTCGCAGGAACATTTTCtttgcaatcaaattctatatgCACATCCAGAGTAGCACTCTTGACGGATTCGTTTTGTCGCGAACAGTCAATGACCGCAAAAGGTCCTTTTCCCAGGAATGTGATTACATTGAGCAGCGTTTCACACTCATGTCCATAATAAGATTTACCAAAACGTCAATACATGTCATACAGAATCGCATATCTAAATTTACGAAAATCTAAATTCTAATTGTCGTATAGATAAAATTCAGagtttagataaagttttacgttGGTCAAATTACAGTCGTCAAAGATTGTAGCATCTTGAGACATGAAATTTTTTCGATCAGTCtgcatgatattttttttctccaatGTGTGTATCTCATATGCAAGGCGAAGCGTTTGCGTATGAGATACACACattggagaaaaaaaagtcttAAACAAATTAGTAGACTTATACCGTTGGGTCCTTTTTTGGACAACACTGGAATTCTGCGTGTTGGAGACAGGCTCGAGCACTCAAATCTAACTTATGATGAGAAACATCAGATTATTTTGCCAGAAAAACATCACGTGACTGATTTAATTATTCGACATACACACGAGTTGCAATTACATGCGGGAGTTCAAGCCAcattgtataatttgaaacaGAAGTTTTGGCCGATTAATGGTAAAAACCGCGTTAAAAAGATCATACGTGAATGTATAATATGCTTTAGAGCGAAACCATGAATGGTAGAGTATGTAACGGGTCAGTTGCCCAAGAACAGATTTGAATGCTCAAGGCCTTTCACAAATACAGGCGTTGATTATTGCGGTCGTTTTCTAATAAAGGAGAAAATCTATCGTAATcgtaataagattaaaatttatgttgcgATTTCTATATGCTTAGCGTCAAAAGCAGTGCATTTAGAAATAGTTAGCAATCTTTCTACGGAGGCATTTATTGCAGCACTTAAACGATTTGTTAGTAGAAAAGACAAATCCAACCTTATAGTGTCAGATAATGCTACGAATTTTGTCGGCGCAAGGAATGAATTACGTGAATTGTATGATTTGCTTAATAGTGACAATCATAGGGATGCAATGACTAGGTGGTTAAGCGAACAAGAAGTAAGTTGGAGTTTTATTTCCCCGCGCTCTCCTTATTTTGGAGGACTATAGCAGGCGGTGGTTcgatcatttaaatattatttacaccgGGTAGCTAAGGATATTCTATTCATATTTAAGCAATTCAATACTTTGGTAATTGAAATCGAGGCAGTCTTAAACTTTAGACCACTGACACCTTTATCATTTGATCCCAATGATTTGCACGCATTGACACCAAGTTATTTTTTGATTGGTGGATTATTAACATCCATTTCAGAAATCAACTTGTCTGATACTTCCGATAACCGACTTTCAAAATGGcagcatatttaaaaaataaagcatgACCTCTGGAATCGatggaataaaaaatacttgacCGAGTTGACTCAACGTACTAAATGGAAAGGAAATGAGAGTAAtgaattaaaggtagaagattTAGTTATAGTAAGAGAAAATAACAGTTCACCATTGTAGTGGCCATTAGACCAAATTGCGGAATTCCATTCTAGTAAGGATGGAGTTACGAGAGTTGTACGTACTGCAACAGGTATTTATAACCTCACGGTAAAGAACATAGCATTGCTTCCTATAAACGAAGatgttaaatgtaaattacaggttacacaaaaaatccaTGCTTTCTATGTGAATGGGATAGTAGAAATCGAACAAACCATTACATTAGAAAAGAATGGCCGACAAGAACGTCTCTGCAACCTGGgtctaaaaatatcataaatgaaCCGTTAGTTGAGCCTTCAAAAGTTCTTCTTCCACCtcttcatatcaaattaagaCTCATGAAACAATGGGTGAAAGCTCTGAATAAAAATGGTGAATGCTAccagtatttacaagaaaaatttcccAACATCTCTGATGCAAAATTGCGAGAAGGAATTTTTGATGGAtttcaaatacgtaaaatgttgagagacgacaattttgttaccaaaatgaatgaagatgagagagcagcatggctgagtttcaaaggtgtcacagaaaattttttaggaaaccacaaaagtcaagattacagaCAAAAGGTGGCGGAAATGATGGAGAACTATAAAAAACTAGGTTgcctaatgaatcttaagttgcatttcttagattctcatatcgactacttcccagaaaatctaggtgattatagtgaagaacagggagaaagatttcatcaggacatcaaggagatggagtttcgatatcaaggcaaatgggatgtgaatatgatggctgatttctgctggacgttcaaacgtgatgtctctgtgaaagggaagaaacgtaagagaaagccattgcacagaaccttccagaataaaagagttagatataatagaaaaagggagtgaattttctacgctatttattcacagaagctcaaacttgtcatacgtatggaattttccccggataatgtggttacgcaagcctgcacgctccggattatacatttgtgacctaaactgcttttataagatgtttttttgaggttaggaaaaaatgagccaatttagcaattctgaccttgaatttggatttagcgggtcaaaatacataaaaatagattagtctGGTCTGTCGGaccaacgttaaaaaaaaatttttttttgaggttaggaaaaaatgagccaatttagcaattctgaccttgaatttggattcagcgggtcaaaatacataaaaatagattagtctggtccgccggactaacattaaaaaaaatttttttttgaggttaggaaaaaatgagtcattttagcaattctgaccttggatttggattcagcgggtcaaaatacataaggatagactagtctggttcgccggaccaacattaaaaaaaaaattttttttgaggttagaaaatgcgagctaactttgcaattctgacttcagattcggagtcagcgggtcgaaatacataaggattgactagtctagtctgccggaccaaccacttttttttttgtgtgcctgtgttatttttatgatacagaAGTACTAGTTACATTTCTAGCCATAAAAAAACACATCAACAAATAGAACTAAAATACTCGccatttaatattacatacattttcatATACAAAACGACAATCCTgataagaaaagaaagggAATTATGTTGCCACgccaaaactttttacacaTTATTCACAATTGTATTGTTACAAATCGTAAACACACAAAAcgtaatattcataaaatgtaaGTAGAAATTTCCACGGACGCTggactttataatttatggaaTTTATTCCAATATGCAAAATAGCCAAAGCGAATTGGAAATAACTAATTGTTCATGaattattcacttttatttatttaaaatgcgagtatatcaatgaaattaatatgacATATTCTCTGGAAATTGTTACCCAGTAAACATCGATATCTTGTAGAAATCGAAAAAACATCTTATTCAAGACATTTGTCTTCAAGACAtttctctaaaagatatctaaaagatatctaagaTTTTGTTGAAGATATCTTCATAGAATTTCTAAAAGgtatctaaaagacatctagaagatatcttataaaatgtcttaaaaattttcaaactaGACATGCCAAAGTTATCTAAATGAAAGAtctatacaagatattttaacCTCCCTGACCAGAAGCCTAATATTAggcttataattaattttactgaaaatcctatatatttatttagctaaaattacttctttcatcataataattttttttaaatcatgatATGTTTTTTGTACCATtgccatatttttttgtagaatttttagaCAGTATTctacaacaaataatttttaacaacactggtatttaaaatagtttgtGAGTTTTaaccgatttttttcattgtaacGCGCCAGTTACAAGCTGTACTTTAtcaaatgatattatatttcattgcaTACTGTTAAAGATCTCGACTTCATGTTTACAACTCCTCTGTCCATGCCGTTTTCGCGAAGCTTTTTCTACGGTGTTTAACTCCTTCTGTCCCATCCGATCTACATTGTCTTATCGCGCTCTTTGCTTGTCCATATTTCCTTTTAGCACGCTCTCTATATCTGTATTCTGCTATATCTCTATCCATATCTATTGTTCGCTATACCTACATTTATTGCCATTCCGTAACCActtaccgacaactatcgatGTCGTTAAGTGTCTTTGCGCACGTATTTTGacgtatgaaaaaatatgcacAACGACATAAATGTGATATGCCATATTTTTTGATAcgccatatttttaaatatggcGATTGTACTAAAAGcctatcatattaaaaaaaatatattttgttcttttaaataCCTACCACTCATCTTATtgtttcgaaaaaatttgttgtagaATACTATTCCAacattctacaaaaaaatatggtGATTGTACCaaaagcatattatattaaaaaaaaaataaaaaagaatactttattttttatggataCCTGTTACCCATTTTATTGCTTCCAAAAAATTATGTCTGGTAGGAAACTGTTTCAagattctacaaaaaaattttcgtaattgtGCCAGAAAGATATcgggattttaaaaaaagcaagaacatttatttattttttttatcaatgtttcaGTCAACAGAAAGCTTTTCcgaatttttcataaatgtgtCTCAATGATAtctataacatattaaaatttcatcaaaatcggtTAAGCTGATCAAAAGATATGAATTATTTtcggaatttttatttttattatttacaccaAAACGGTTCaatgaaaagaattaatatttgactAAATTGTAAGTGACATTGATAGCAATCAAAGCAATCaaaaaatgtgcataatcCGTACGGGGTCACATTGTCCCCTTTTTATCCGGCTTTTATACGGCCTTTGCTTTttctgaataattatttttcattattttattaataccaaATAAAGTATCGCATTTTTTAACCCTTAGTCTTTCGCATTTGAACAaaaagtgtgtgtgtatgtgtgtatgtgtgcgtacgtgcgtacgTGCACAAccaccatatatatataacacatgAGCTGAAAAGTTCCGGGCCTAACACATAGATGGCGCTAGTTTTATTGCATTCACCTCTTTTTCAGTTAGTACTAACCTTCAAAAGACAGCTGTTAAAATTTCATGATATTCTATTCATTAGTTTGTGAGTTATTGTGCTAAGAGTGAcgctacttttgttattttcaaaacaatggatcaaaaacaatttcgtgttttaattttacactgcTTCTTGATGGGAAAAAATACGGTTCAAGCGAAGCAATGGCTTGAAAAGTGTTATGAGGACTCCGCTCCATCAGAAACAACAATAAAACGTTGGTTTGCTGACTTCAAACATGGTCGTAGAGACACCGATGATGCAGAACGCAGTGGACGTCCAAATGAGGCGGTAACACcagaaaacataaaaaaaatccaCAAAATCGTTTTGAATGATCGAAAAGTGAAGTTGCGTGAGTTAGCTGACAtcgtaaaaatatcaaaagaacGTGTTGGCTTTATATTGCATGAGCATTTGACTATGAGAAAGCTCTGTTCAAAGTGGGTGCCGCGTTTGCTCACTGTTGACCAAAAACAAGAACGTGTTGATGATTCTGAGCAGTGTTTGGCCATGTTTAAACGTAACAAACCGGAATTTTTGCGTTGATATGTGACAATGGATGAAACATGGATCCATCACTTCACTCCGGAATCAAAACGATCGTCATCTGAGTGGACAGAAACTGGTGAACCTCTTCCAAAGCGCCCGAAAGCACAACAATCGGCTGGAAAAGTTATGGCCTCGGTATTTTGGGATGTGCGTGGTGTAATATTCATCGACTATCTTGAGAAGGGAAATACCATCAACAGTGAATATTATATAGCATTATTGGAGCGTTTGAAGGCCGATATTGCAAAGAAACGACCGCATatggcaaagaaaaaaattttgtttcatcAAGACAACGCACCGTGTCACAAGTCAATCAAAACAATGGCAAAACTACATTAATTGAACTTCGAATTGCTCCCACATCCACCGTATTCGCCAGATTTGGCTCCCAGCGACTACTGGCTGTTCGCAGACTTCAAAAAAATGCTCGCCAGTAAGAAATTTCGCACGAATGAAGAGGTTATCGCTGAAATTGAGGCCTATTTTAAGGCAAAAGATAAATCGTTCTACAAAAGTGGTATTGAAATGTTAGAGCGGCGCTGGAATGATTGCGTTGCTCTTAATGGAGATTACGTTGATTAATAAAGCtaattttgaacaaaaaaaacCGTGTTTTCTTTGTTAGGCCCGGGACTTTTCAGCCcatgtgttttatatatatattgtaaaagtatatgtacactctgccttgccttgaaaaaagttatatgGGCGCCCATGACTACATTACTCTCTGATTCAACTTTACACTgatgtcgatgagatagatgagatgcTGTGTGATGCAGAATTGTGTATCAATTAATTGTTGCTGCAAGtgtaaactaattttattatatacatttattatagatttattaaacaattaatttagcTGCATTACTCTCTAATTCAACTTTACACTGATGTTAATGAAATAGATAAGATGCTGTATGACGTAGAATTGTGCATTTAAATGTtgttgtaattgtcaatcaatattaacaactattaattagctttaatataattttaaataaacgtttttaataatacaattttttattctttacgtTACTAGTAACATATATAACTGCTGGTACCTTGATGACAAAAGATGATCCTCATCCTTACAACATTATCAACATTTAATCGATGTACAACTTTACATCacacctcatctatttaatcattaacactaaagtaaaattaattaatcagggACGTAGATCACATTTTACACTAATGTCGATGAGACAGATGTGTGATGTAGATTGTGCAttagttaaatgttgctgtaattgtcaatcaatattaacaactatttattagttttaaagaactttatataaatgtttttaataatactaatttttattctttactttactagtaacgtatataattgcCGGTACCTTGGTAACACAAGATGGTTTTTATCCTTATaacattatcaatatttaactgatgcacaactctacatcatatctcatctatttaatcatcatcagtaatgtaaaattaattatatttaaattgaaggaaaaaattacataaatcccttttgatcaaattcaacttaagttgtctataaacactacaaaatgtgtaatataaaaaaaaacctttttaaaaaagcaaaaaaaaaggcgTTAAGTGTATGGTTTTACTAATATGatactttgaataaaattcagtCTAAGTAATACACATTAactttctttacaaaaataatattatcaaaatattttgcgccaattataataatgaatatttatatgaactaaAATGTCTACTCTATTACTATTCTTTGGCCAGTATTCATAATTAAGGTATTGGCTGCTTTGCGCCCATACAAGGATGGAATGGagaagaataataatgtaaagcagacaaatattttattacaaataaatgttttattataaataaatattttttcaaaaaacttaGCGTTGTCATGAGTTGCCTATTTTTTGTACTGACTTgtaatatgataattattttttttaataattcaaaaactaAGGTTCAGACAAAATTTTGGGAAAGGAAAAATTGTctgaaaattaaatcataaatacgacattttaaaaatgaaaagttgTTTGGAGCGCAGTTTTGTATACACACAAAAACTTtctcctttaaaaaaatttatgtgaaataCGTTTTGTGGCTCGATGTATCATCCGAATTTTTGAACATAAATACTTTATgtttttgttcaatttttaagGTGTTCCCTAAGCTCCATAAACTTTTTATCGTATTCAGAAAGTTAAAATCTACAGAAaactattctttttaattacaccTTTGATAGCCAAAaccatttttaacatttttaacgttcttttttacaaatactataaaatgtaattttaaataagaattaaaggtaaacaaaaattaaataacttttagacTAATAAGAGAATTACATCAAACAGAGATATTCAAAACGGTACATTTAAATAGAAATGCAAAACACATACATCcgtatatttatacttattcaACAGATTTGCGTATTTTTCAATGCACAAACGCATgcaataatgcaaaaaaagttatatgcCATAAATGTAAccataagttttatttattttcatgttttataacatattcaaatatattttttactaaatatttacatttgaaatataatataaaatattttgtactatATTTTAGActgtattttgataaattattattgcatgtTATTGCACATgtaacgtaaaatatttagtattggCAATAAGTATTTTggaatgcatttttaataataatataaatgtttaaaaataataaagttttcttcaataaaataaaattcgcgaaaatttatgaaaattacaatttaaattttgaggaAGATAGATATACTATagattagaattaatattaaaaaattaaaagaattaaataagtttaatataaacaagttTTGTTCAGAGATTGGTTCAGATAAACGTCTTCAATACTAAAACAACCGATTGCATGTATAGTATATCTATTTTTACtgctttgtttttttaaacttctttacatatttgttatttttaatttttaattaaaaagaattaaataattaattcacaaattaaaacaagaGACATCTTaatagtttttgaaaattaatctaaaaatctGAAACTCGTCATTTCAACTTGTTCTGGcgttaatattgatttatatttaatgttaattattatctttttattactattgGTTACATAGCCACATAAAGTACATAAGAATATCATAGTCTGGTCCATAATACAGAccacttttaaaattttgtgtggATGTGTTATTatccaaatataaattactataattaacCGTAGACTGCCACACCTGATCACCATGACCCGGACTGATAACTTATTAATAAGATACCTTTTGGCGTgt
Above is a window of Monomorium pharaonis isolate MP-MQ-018 chromosome 10, ASM1337386v2, whole genome shotgun sequence DNA encoding:
- the LOC118647523 gene encoding protein GVQW3-like, encoding MGKNTVQAKQWLEKCYEDSAPSETTIKRWFADFKHGRRDTDDAERSGRPNEAVTPENIKKIHKIVLNDRKVKLRELADIVKISKERVGFILHEHLTMRKLCSKWVPRLLTVDQKQERVDDSEQCLAMFKRNKPEFLR